The Candidatus Thermoplasmatota archaeon genome window below encodes:
- a CDS encoding ATP-binding protein: protein MRKETILEILSDWNLWAKQIDTGIQREQYRNELQSLLENTDQIICITGVRRCGKSTLIKQVAHKLSEQKGKNNTLIVNFEDERFTDRTLQTLRDIYDCYQEKVQPTEKKPLLFLDEIQNVSEWERFVRGMHERKEASLLVSGSSSKLLSAELATLLTGRHIIFTLYPLSFKEFLFFNNISIRSELDVVTSRSDIKKLLTEYLGNGGFPEVVLSTEKKRILLSYFDTIITRDIIERFRIREREKIRSLAKFYLTNMSSSVTFNKVAQFLSLPLTTVERFSSYLESAYLLFFIKRYSPSFKEQEKAPRKVYAIDSGLSNAIGFRFIENQGRLMENVVAVELKRRQTMNSALEVFYWKDYQQREVDFILKEGTKIRQLIQVTATIENMNTKEREVRSLLKAMDEFSLEEGLILTDDFDGEEQINGKKIRYKPLWKWLLE, encoded by the coding sequence ATGCGGAAGGAGACTATCCTTGAGATCCTCTCAGATTGGAACCTTTGGGCAAAACAAATCGACACCGGCATCCAACGAGAACAGTATAGAAACGAACTCCAGTCGCTCCTGGAAAACACCGATCAGATCATCTGCATCACAGGAGTACGACGATGCGGAAAATCCACGCTCATCAAACAAGTTGCACACAAACTCAGTGAACAGAAAGGGAAAAACAATACCCTCATCGTCAACTTTGAAGATGAACGATTCACAGATCGAACACTTCAAACCCTCCGAGACATTTACGACTGCTACCAGGAAAAAGTTCAACCTACTGAAAAAAAACCTCTTCTCTTCTTAGACGAAATACAAAACGTCTCAGAATGGGAACGTTTTGTCAGAGGCATGCACGAACGAAAAGAAGCGTCACTGCTTGTCTCCGGCTCCTCATCAAAACTTCTCAGCGCCGAACTCGCTACCCTCCTCACCGGAAGACATATCATCTTCACGTTGTATCCACTCTCATTTAAGGAGTTCCTGTTTTTCAACAACATATCAATACGATCAGAACTTGATGTGGTAACGAGCAGAAGTGACATTAAAAAATTACTGACAGAATACCTTGGTAACGGTGGATTCCCAGAGGTTGTTCTCTCGACAGAGAAAAAACGCATTCTTCTCAGCTATTTTGACACGATCATCACCCGTGACATCATCGAACGATTCCGCATACGAGAGCGGGAGAAAATACGTTCACTTGCAAAATTCTACCTCACGAATATGTCATCCTCGGTTACATTCAACAAGGTCGCTCAATTCCTCTCACTCCCCTTAACCACCGTTGAACGGTTCTCCAGTTACCTTGAAAGTGCATATCTTCTCTTTTTTATCAAACGGTATTCTCCCTCTTTTAAAGAACAAGAAAAAGCACCGCGAAAGGTATACGCTATCGACAGCGGACTTTCCAATGCAATTGGTTTCCGCTTTATAGAAAATCAGGGGAGACTCATGGAAAATGTTGTTGCTGTGGAGTTAAAACGACGACAAACAATGAATAGTGCATTGGAAGTGTTTTATTGGAAGGATTATCAACAACGAGAAGTAGATTTTATTCTAAAAGAAGGAACGAAAATACGTCAACTGATACAAGTGACCGCGACTATCGAGAATATGAACACAAAAGAACGAGAGGTACGAAGTCTATTGAAAGCCATGGATGAATTTTCTCTTGAAGAAGGACTGATACTTACTGATGATTTCGATGGTGAAGAACAGATCAATGGAAAGAAGATTAGGTATAAACCCTTATGGAAATGGCTCTTAGAATAA
- a CDS encoding DUF6015 family protein yields the protein MTIVTLDDLSKAIANRVGIDIEEARRDAGFVMDIFGFDDRVIDNVLDPEDRQLFYILEEEGMLTTEREETTLYDGREWRTHYWRLKKDTILRYSKDTARKPDLIIDKKQIKNVSDEDIYNTLTEDLWTTRKIG from the coding sequence ATGACAATTGTAACGCTTGATGATCTATCGAAAGCTATAGCAAACCGCGTCGGCATCGATATTGAAGAAGCACGACGAGATGCAGGTTTTGTAATGGATATCTTTGGGTTTGATGACCGTGTCATTGATAACGTCCTCGACCCAGAAGATCGACAGCTCTTCTACATCCTTGAAGAGGAAGGTATGTTGACCACTGAACGTGAAGAAACAACCCTGTATGATGGCCGCGAATGGCGAACCCATTACTGGCGTCTCAAAAAAGATACGATACTTCGATATTCAAAAGATACCGCACGGAAACCTGATCTCATCATCGATAAAAAGCAAATCAAAAACGTCTCAGATGAAGACATTTACAATACCTTAACTGAAGATTTGTGGACAACCAGAAAAATAGGGTAA
- the metK gene encoding methionine adenosyltransferase: MKKRKIVISSESVTEGHPDKMCDLISDAILDEALRQDPQSRVAIETGTKNGGVMVFGEMTTNAYIDIPHVVRDTIKGIGYTKSEYGIEWETCSVWVQITEQSPDISQGVTEGKGLHKEQGAGDQGMMYGYACTDTKELMPLPIALAHKLTKRLSDVRKNGGISYLRPDGKSQVSIQYDEKGKPLRADTIVVSTQHDPGVKYERIRNDVIEKIITPVCKDWIDKDTIFHVNPTGAFIRGGPYADAGVTGRKIIVDTYGGVGRHGGGAFSGKDPTKVDRSAAYAARYIAKNIVASGIAEKCELQLAYAIGVAEPVSINIDCFGTNKIPLEKIEEFIREFFPIKPADIIQTLDLRRPIYKKTAAYGHFGRDDPDFKWEKTDKAQLLRHEAGL, from the coding sequence ATGAAAAAAAGAAAAATCGTCATAAGCTCAGAATCAGTAACCGAAGGCCATCCAGATAAAATGTGTGATCTTATCTCAGATGCAATCCTTGATGAGGCACTCCGTCAAGATCCACAATCACGGGTTGCAATTGAAACTGGGACAAAAAACGGTGGAGTCATGGTTTTTGGAGAAATGACCACCAATGCCTATATCGATATCCCCCATGTCGTCCGTGATACCATCAAAGGAATCGGATACACCAAATCAGAGTATGGTATCGAATGGGAAACCTGCTCAGTTTGGGTACAAATCACAGAGCAAAGCCCAGATATCTCTCAAGGAGTTACCGAGGGAAAAGGGCTTCATAAAGAACAAGGTGCTGGAGATCAAGGGATGATGTATGGCTACGCATGCACTGACACCAAAGAACTCATGCCGTTGCCTATCGCGCTTGCTCATAAACTTACCAAAAGATTATCAGATGTACGAAAAAACGGTGGCATTAGTTATCTTCGACCTGACGGAAAATCCCAGGTTTCGATTCAATATGATGAAAAAGGAAAACCTTTGAGAGCCGATACCATTGTTGTTTCAACCCAGCATGACCCTGGTGTAAAATATGAACGGATCCGAAATGATGTCATTGAAAAAATTATAACCCCTGTTTGTAAAGACTGGATTGATAAAGATACTATTTTCCATGTTAATCCAACCGGTGCTTTTATCCGAGGAGGACCGTACGCTGATGCAGGTGTGACCGGTCGGAAAATCATTGTTGACACCTATGGAGGCGTTGGACGGCATGGTGGCGGTGCTTTTTCAGGAAAAGATCCAACAAAGGTTGATCGAAGTGCTGCCTATGCTGCCCGCTACATCGCAAAGAATATTGTAGCTTCAGGAATTGCTGAGAAATGTGAATTACAACTCGCATATGCTATTGGTGTTGCTGAGCCGGTTTCAATCAATATCGATTGTTTTGGAACCAATAAGATACCCCTTGAAAAAATCGAGGAGTTTATTCGAGAATTTTTCCCGATAAAACCAGCTGATATCATTCAAACGCTTGACCTGCGCCGTCCGATTTACAAAAAAACAGCAGCGTATGGCCATTTCGGACGGGATGATCCTGATTTTAAATGGGAAAAAACCGATAAAGCACAGCTTCTCCGTCATGAAGCAGGACTCTGA
- a CDS encoding NAD(P)-dependent glycerol-1-phosphate dehydrogenase: MDKFTKFKTMIFPREVIVGHNTTDQIKGLCGRLTTGKRIAIVVDKNTKKISGDRIAKILSNAEYQVQMITIPSPIIQKDIPIAWPGEREVNYVLRSVQQNYEPDLLLGVGGGSVIDVTKLVAYELNKMYISVPTSAAHDGMASPRASLKDRKGSISKDAVSPIAVLADTAVIARAPYRMLASGCADVIANISAVKDWELAHRLKNEEFSTFAATLSLTASKLLIDKAEDIRSGLGEAVWQAVKSMIVSGVAMSVAGNTRPASGAEHMFSHMLDRIAPGKALHGEQCGVGAIMMMYLHGEDWQEVREALRIIGAPTNAKELGIPKKKIIEALLHAQEIRPERYTILGEHGLTLEAAKRLAKITNVI; the protein is encoded by the coding sequence ATGGATAAATTTACAAAATTTAAGACCATGATATTTCCAAGAGAAGTGATAGTTGGGCATAACACAACCGACCAGATTAAAGGATTATGTGGACGCTTAACCACCGGAAAACGTATCGCCATCGTTGTCGATAAAAATACAAAAAAAATCTCAGGGGATCGGATTGCAAAAATTCTCAGTAACGCAGAGTACCAGGTGCAGATGATTACGATTCCTTCACCGATCATTCAAAAAGACATACCTATTGCCTGGCCAGGTGAACGAGAAGTCAATTATGTTCTTCGAAGCGTACAACAAAACTATGAACCGGATCTCCTTCTTGGAGTTGGAGGGGGATCAGTAATTGATGTTACAAAACTTGTTGCCTATGAACTGAACAAGATGTATATCAGTGTGCCGACATCAGCAGCCCATGATGGGATGGCATCACCCCGAGCATCATTAAAAGATCGGAAAGGATCAATATCAAAAGATGCTGTATCACCGATTGCTGTTCTTGCGGATACCGCGGTTATCGCACGAGCGCCGTATCGAATGCTGGCCTCAGGATGCGCTGACGTTATCGCAAATATCTCAGCAGTGAAAGACTGGGAGCTTGCACATCGGTTAAAAAATGAGGAGTTTAGCACATTTGCAGCAACCTTATCACTCACTGCGTCAAAACTCCTTATTGATAAAGCCGAAGATATCAGATCAGGTCTCGGAGAAGCAGTTTGGCAGGCGGTAAAATCCATGATTGTCTCAGGAGTTGCCATGAGTGTTGCAGGAAATACACGACCAGCATCAGGTGCTGAACATATGTTTTCCCATATGCTTGATCGGATCGCACCAGGAAAAGCACTCCATGGAGAACAATGCGGGGTTGGTGCCATTATGATGATGTATCTCCATGGGGAAGACTGGCAAGAGGTACGTGAGGCACTCAGAATCATTGGTGCACCAACAAATGCCAAAGAACTCGGCATTCCGAAGAAAAAAATCATTGAAGCACTCCTCCATGCTCAGGAGATACGACCAGAACGATATACTATTCTTGGTGAACACGGACTCACGCTTGAAGCGGCAAAACGACTTGCGAAAATTACGAACGTTATCTGA
- a CDS encoding DUF63 family protein, protein MGFKEYIKKHLLMISFILIVLSALVVLGGCFLAPQIFYDQWIWKYYWGPVVSDAAGYPVTYHGVTAYEGYTLISEITYGIILIVALYGIYKLLRKLDIRIDWRFCLALMPYILFGPVTRVLEDAEYFTEPFVFWFISPLIYFQIAGYALSFVCIGWYLQKNADNYHHIRSITDVIFIVLFVNIFYSVLWTLGCTYGKVILHPGLFLFLSLSAFVPLIYHVYKKRKITVNTMVFSGGMLFFLPSLYLVGLWIIGENWSHTAGVRFDVFILIFVLVASVTSIVYLVSVLYKQKSWSAPYRQPLNLAMIIGHLIDGWTSYISIYDPLGMGLLAYEEKHPASNFLLEIWPPLFPIVKFCLIVVVIYLFDIAYKEELRNHQHLVHLLKIGILILGFSPGMRDLLRVTMGV, encoded by the coding sequence ATGGGATTTAAAGAGTATATCAAGAAACATCTTTTAATGATCAGTTTTATCCTGATTGTACTAAGCGCATTGGTTGTTCTTGGTGGCTGTTTTTTAGCCCCACAGATTTTTTATGACCAGTGGATTTGGAAATATTACTGGGGGCCAGTTGTATCTGATGCAGCAGGGTATCCAGTGACCTATCATGGAGTTACCGCTTACGAGGGTTATACGTTGATTTCTGAGATTACCTATGGAATTATTCTGATTGTTGCCCTCTATGGAATTTATAAACTGTTGAGAAAACTTGACATCCGGATTGATTGGCGTTTTTGTCTTGCGTTGATGCCGTATATACTTTTCGGTCCTGTTACTCGAGTTTTAGAGGATGCTGAGTACTTTACTGAACCATTCGTTTTTTGGTTTATCTCCCCGCTCATTTATTTTCAGATTGCGGGCTATGCGTTAAGTTTTGTTTGTATAGGTTGGTATCTACAGAAAAATGCTGATAACTACCATCATATCAGAAGTATCACTGATGTGATCTTTATCGTGCTGTTTGTCAACATTTTTTATAGTGTTCTATGGACGTTGGGTTGTACGTATGGAAAAGTCATTTTACATCCTGGGTTATTTTTGTTTCTTTCACTGAGTGCATTTGTACCTTTGATATATCATGTATATAAAAAACGGAAAATCACGGTCAACACCATGGTTTTTTCAGGAGGAATGCTTTTTTTCCTCCCCTCGTTATATCTGGTTGGTCTTTGGATCATTGGTGAAAATTGGAGTCATACTGCAGGTGTTCGTTTCGATGTTTTTATTCTTATTTTTGTGTTGGTTGCGAGTGTTACAAGTATTGTATATCTTGTTAGTGTGTTGTATAAGCAAAAATCATGGTCTGCTCCATATCGACAACCATTGAATCTTGCAATGATCATCGGGCATCTCATTGATGGATGGACTAGTTATATCAGTATTTATGATCCTTTAGGGATGGGTTTGCTTGCATATGAAGAAAAACATCCTGCTTCGAATTTTCTCCTTGAGATCTGGCCACCGTTGTTTCCGATTGTGAAATTCTGTTTGATCGTCGTCGTCATTTATCTTTTTGATATAGCATACAAGGAAGAGTTACGGAATCATCAACATCTTGTACATCTGTTGAAAATAGGGATTCTTATCCTTGGTTTTTCGCCAGGCATGCGCGATTTACTGAGAGTAACTATGGGTGTTTAA
- the lipA gene encoding lipoyl synthase has translation MRRHPDWLKVRLGSGEKYHSMKALLRQAKLHTICEEAKCPNIAECFGCGTAVFLIMGDVCTRHCLYCHVKHGNPLPLNPNEPHDVANSVRTLGLNYVVVTSVTRDDLSDGGAQFFSQTIGEIKKRNPACAVEVLIPDFQGNDDALRSVVLAQPDVINHNIEVVEALFPTIRPQGDYRRSLKVLEMIKKINPNMKTKSGFMVGLGETNNQIHATLHDLHAVQVDFLTIGQYLQPTKNHAAVVRYYTPHEFENFKQAARALGFQHVESGPLVRSSYHASQALSLR, from the coding sequence ATGCGACGGCATCCTGACTGGTTGAAGGTACGGCTTGGAAGTGGTGAAAAATATCATTCCATGAAAGCATTGCTTCGACAGGCAAAACTGCATACTATTTGTGAAGAAGCAAAATGTCCAAATATTGCTGAATGTTTTGGCTGTGGTACCGCTGTTTTTCTCATCATGGGTGATGTCTGCACTCGACATTGTTTATACTGTCATGTCAAACATGGTAACCCGTTACCGTTAAATCCTAATGAACCACATGATGTTGCAAATAGTGTTCGAACCTTAGGTTTAAACTACGTGGTTGTAACGTCGGTTACTCGAGATGATTTGTCTGATGGAGGTGCACAGTTCTTTTCACAAACAATCGGTGAAATAAAAAAACGTAACCCTGCCTGTGCTGTTGAAGTTCTCATTCCTGATTTTCAGGGTAACGATGATGCGCTTCGAAGTGTAGTTTTGGCACAACCTGATGTAATTAATCATAACATTGAGGTTGTTGAGGCATTGTTTCCAACGATTCGTCCTCAGGGGGATTATCGTCGAAGTTTAAAAGTATTAGAAATGATAAAAAAGATCAATCCAAACATGAAGACAAAATCAGGATTTATGGTTGGTCTTGGAGAAACGAATAATCAGATACATGCCACGTTACATGATTTACATGCAGTTCAGGTTGATTTTTTAACCATTGGGCAGTATTTACAACCAACAAAAAACCATGCTGCTGTTGTACGATATTATACTCCTCATGAATTTGAAAACTTCAAACAAGCTGCTCGGGCACTTGGTTTTCAACATGTTGAATCAGGTCCGTTAGTTCGAAGCTCGTATCACGCGTCACAAGCCTTATCTCTGCGTTAG
- a CDS encoding lipoate protein ligase C-terminal domain-containing protein has product MHSVYKVPNGKLLKIFLTYNKNDNCIENIKITGDFFAYPEEAIELLEQALQKTFFTQDHVFNTIRSVVQKHNIQFIGLSADELTKGILMCAP; this is encoded by the coding sequence ATGCATTCCGTGTATAAAGTACCAAATGGGAAATTACTCAAAATTTTCTTAACATATAATAAAAATGATAATTGCATTGAGAACATTAAAATCACCGGTGATTTTTTCGCGTATCCTGAAGAAGCAATTGAACTACTCGAACAAGCATTACAGAAAACTTTCTTTACACAGGATCATGTTTTTAACACGATACGATCTGTCGTGCAAAAACATAATATTCAATTCATCGGTTTATCCGCTGATGAATTAACCAAAGGAATTTTGATGTGTGCACCATGA
- a CDS encoding biotin/lipoate A/B protein ligase family protein has translation MREHWRLVQTGYMPAAMNMAVDQAILVAHSKGLVPPTVRFYGWKPPAISIGYFQGLTEEVDLDSCRRYGVDYVRRVTGGGAVFHDQELTYSIVISETHPQMSKNILESYGRICGAIIKGLNMLGITATYAPINDILVDGKKISGNAQTRKFGVVLQHGTILLDVDVEKMFSLLKVPSEKIKDKLISDVKQRVTSVHHVLGRIRTFEQVAQAMKHGFETEFSVLFEEQHLTPEEKTLAEKFKKEYFSDSQWNFKR, from the coding sequence ATGAGGGAACATTGGCGGTTGGTACAAACAGGATATATGCCTGCAGCGATGAACATGGCTGTTGATCAGGCGATTCTTGTAGCACATAGTAAAGGTTTGGTTCCACCCACAGTTCGTTTCTACGGATGGAAACCACCAGCGATATCAATTGGTTATTTCCAGGGTTTAACTGAAGAAGTTGATCTTGATTCCTGTAGAAGATACGGTGTTGACTATGTCCGCCGGGTTACGGGCGGGGGTGCTGTATTTCATGATCAGGAATTGACGTACAGTATTGTCATTTCTGAGACGCATCCACAAATGTCAAAAAACATTTTGGAGAGCTATGGACGTATCTGTGGTGCGATCATTAAAGGATTGAACATGCTTGGCATTACGGCGACGTATGCACCAATTAACGACATCCTTGTCGATGGTAAAAAAATCTCAGGGAATGCACAGACGAGAAAATTTGGTGTTGTTTTGCAGCATGGGACAATTCTTCTGGATGTTGATGTTGAAAAAATGTTTTCGTTGTTAAAAGTTCCCAGTGAGAAAATCAAAGATAAACTGATCAGTGATGTTAAACAACGGGTAACGTCGGTTCATCATGTTCTCGGCAGAATACGTACCTTTGAACAAGTCGCTCAAGCGATGAAACACGGTTTTGAGACCGAGTTTTCTGTTCTTTTCGAGGAGCAGCATCTTACACCTGAAGAAAAAACGTTAGCAGAGAAATTTAAAAAAGAGTATTTTTCTGACAGCCAATGGAATTTTAAACGATGA